GGGTGCGTGTGATTTTCTGGCTGTAACCATGATTACTAATAATGATAGTAGGTATGGTGTAATTTGTAATAATGATGCGTAAGGTTTTAGACTAGGAATAAAGGCTCCTGAAGCGTTTGAAAGTCCATATAGGAACGAGAAGACGAAGGCAATTATACATACTAAGAAAATATTTCATTGACCCATAATCATAATCGCTAAGGCTAGATAACCATACCCTCTAACATCACCATTAAATGAGATTCCGTAAGCTTGTGAGAAGATTGCACCTGCGACACCTGCGATAGCACCTGAGATAGCAACACCTTGTCATTTATATTTATAAACATTAATACCAGCAACATCAGCTGCTTGTGGGTTTTCACCAATGCTTCTAAATCTTAAACCTCATTTAGTTTTGTATAAAGCAAAGGCTGCAACCGCAATAATAATTACTGTAATTACAAGTTTTCATGAAATAATTTCTAAACTTAAAGTACTGTTTTTAACTAATTCAACTGAGTATTGTAGTTCAGCAATGTTTAAAATAGGTTTTTTATTTCCGTGTCCGTGAATTTCTAGCAAGATGATTGAAATACCAAAAGCTAGTAAGTTAATTGCAAAACCTGAAATTGTGTGTTCACTTTTTAGTTTGATTGTGGCAAATCCGTGAAGTAGAGCAAACAATGATGCACATAATGCTGCAAAAATTGTTCCTAAGATTTGTCATCAGCCACTGTTTGCAATATTTGGGTGTTTAACTAGTAGTGTGGCCAAGGTATCGGTGAATGCTAAATAGCTTGCAGCCCCTATAACCATCATCCCATTAATACCAATGTTAACAATACCTACCTTTTCACAGAATAGACCACTGATTCCACCAAGGGTAAAGATACAAAAGAATAGAATTAGCGATGAATAAACATTAAGCGTTAAGGCCATCTTGTACCTCCTTTTTCTTTAGTGTTTCTAGCGCCATGCGTAATCTTCGATCAATAATATCGACAAAAATTGGAGCATATTCGGCGTTAATAGATTTTAAATCAGCAGTTCTTTGTTGACTAATGGCAAATTTACCGGTTTTACCTAATTCTTTCATTTGATTAATTAATTCGTATTTTTTCAAGTTAATTTGTTCGAAATGAACTAAAGTTTGCTCATCAGTATTTTTATAGTTCATTGCATCAGCAAGATATTTATCTTGTAATTTGACGAATTCACTATTTAATAATGAAACTTTATTTTTGTTTGAAACTTCATCAATTTCTCAATTAATTTCATCAGCTTTAATTGAAGATAAACGTTGATTTAATGCTTCATTTTCATTTTTTGTAAATTCTGCAACTAAGGTTTTATTTTCATTACGTAGTTGTTTAAGTTCGCTATTGCAATTTGGCGATACGTATTGAGCTTTAAGAGATTTGATTTGTTCTTTTAAAGCAACTTTTGCTCCTGACACTTGTAATTTAATTTCATCTTTAGAGTAATTTAGCTCTGGATTATTTAAGTCTTCTAGTTTATTATAGTAA
This genomic interval from Mycoplasma miroungigenitalium contains the following:
- a CDS encoding ABC transporter permease, whose protein sequence is MALTLNVYSSLILFFCIFTLGGISGLFCEKVGIVNIGINGMMVIGAASYLAFTDTLATLLVKHPNIANSGWWQILGTIFAALCASLFALLHGFATIKLKSEHTISGFAINLLAFGISIILLEIHGHGNKKPILNIAELQYSVELVKNSTLSLEIISWKLVITVIIIAVAAFALYKTKWGLRFRSIGENPQAADVAGINVYKYKWQGVAISGAIAGVAGAIFSQAYGISFNGDVRGYGYLALAIMIMGQWNIFLVCIIAFVFSFLYGLSNASGAFIPSLKPYASLLQITPYLLSLLVIMVTARKSHAPAASGLPYDKSVR